One window of Polynucleobacter sp. HIN5 genomic DNA carries:
- a CDS encoding ArnT family glycosyltransferase → MQAPISIPSILFGLVLACVTYFYGVDSRFAPKNGDEYPYAHIVRMTNASDAWLPLQSDMVGIKNTKPPLLFWQGMLSTDHGKAWSLFNLRWPSLLYTALTALLIVLSAVAMSKNLSAGVLAGVIWLAFFNTYRYGRPYLAEPPEIFWLSLPFFLLLINGKRLTESKLVFPFITGFAFGCALLYKSVAYIVPACLVLTLWYWQWRDRRVIECIQRDLLKVISISLIALGLFALWFVFDPDPLAIWNEFVIGENAGKFAARNTSYLKDFAWGGDSVGMLLVTGVANAGFLAFAVFNLFYLAIRDRKPISTEEKLLWIWIAVFFIIFSLPSQRSGRYLLPIMPAIAILLAIHWQQLNRWTFWIGLLLQGIVLVALAWLSWNIHLWSYPIWHWFLLLGAIAIVLLGLFQIRFTKTATLLACFLTVLSLSSSIMPLDGAAGRFDTKTIAALQGKTVWFPCDFRAKDEEYRFLIPGAEIKGYPASEAKNLTQLANRYAYFAVQAPVNAKFVPCPDCEVIGERLEMRARHSSDEIKAMLLGQVSDNLFVKEYILFAPFNIGKDTGTEKDACR, encoded by the coding sequence ATGCAAGCGCCCATCTCCATTCCTTCGATTCTGTTTGGACTTGTTTTGGCGTGCGTTACCTATTTTTATGGGGTCGATAGTCGTTTCGCGCCCAAGAATGGCGATGAGTACCCCTACGCCCATATTGTCCGTATGACCAATGCATCCGATGCATGGTTGCCGCTGCAGTCAGACATGGTCGGTATCAAAAATACTAAGCCACCATTGTTGTTCTGGCAGGGGATGCTCTCAACCGATCATGGCAAGGCATGGTCGCTCTTCAATTTGCGTTGGCCAAGTTTGTTGTACACCGCACTTACTGCCCTCCTAATTGTGTTGAGTGCAGTCGCAATGAGTAAAAATCTCTCGGCTGGAGTATTGGCAGGGGTTATTTGGCTTGCCTTCTTTAATACCTATCGTTATGGGCGTCCTTATCTAGCCGAACCCCCAGAGATTTTTTGGCTTTCTCTCCCATTTTTTCTGCTACTGATTAATGGTAAGCGGCTCACTGAGTCTAAATTGGTATTTCCTTTCATTACAGGGTTTGCCTTTGGTTGCGCACTACTCTATAAGTCGGTGGCGTATATTGTTCCTGCCTGCCTGGTATTAACTCTCTGGTATTGGCAATGGCGCGATCGTCGGGTGATAGAATGCATCCAGCGCGACCTTCTCAAAGTGATTTCGATCAGCCTGATTGCATTGGGTTTATTTGCTCTGTGGTTTGTATTCGATCCCGATCCCTTGGCGATCTGGAATGAATTCGTGATTGGTGAGAATGCAGGTAAGTTTGCTGCCAGGAATACGAGTTACCTGAAAGACTTTGCCTGGGGTGGGGATAGCGTGGGCATGCTCTTAGTGACTGGGGTAGCAAATGCCGGATTTTTAGCATTCGCCGTATTTAATCTTTTTTATCTGGCAATCCGTGATCGCAAGCCAATCAGCACTGAAGAAAAGTTGCTGTGGATTTGGATCGCGGTGTTCTTCATTATCTTTTCTCTACCAAGTCAACGTTCTGGTCGATATTTGTTGCCGATCATGCCAGCGATTGCCATCTTATTGGCTATACATTGGCAGCAACTTAATCGCTGGACCTTCTGGATTGGCTTGCTATTGCAGGGTATTGTCTTGGTGGCTCTAGCATGGCTCTCTTGGAATATCCATCTTTGGTCCTATCCAATATGGCATTGGTTCTTGCTTCTCGGTGCAATTGCCATTGTTTTGCTTGGGCTATTTCAGATTCGTTTTACCAAAACAGCAACGCTGCTAGCTTGTTTTCTTACCGTTCTATCTTTAAGTAGTAGCATCATGCCACTCGATGGAGCCGCAGGGCGCTTTGATACGAAAACCATTGCCGCACTTCAAGGTAAAACGGTATGGTTCCCTTGTGACTTTCGGGCCAAGGATGAGGAGTACCGCTTTTTGATTCCAGGTGCTGAAATCAAGGGCTATCCTGCAAGTGAAGCTAAAAACCTCACCCAGCTAGCCAATCGCTATGCCTATTTTGCAGTCCAGGCTCCGGTGAATGCTAAGTTTGTCCCTTGCCCCGATTGCGAGGTGATTGGTGAGCGCCTTGAGATGCGTGCCCGACACTCATCCGATGAGATCAAGGCGATGCTATTGGGTCAAGTGAGCGACAAT
- a CDS encoding c-type cytochrome: MHFPSAHKLKVMGLSIGTLGLLSLSSLAVSQTSPANINQLSLAATCANCHGTNGVGVPNAGMPQINHLTPDAMLTQLKAFKSGARSGTIMHQLTKGYTDEQLQTIANVLGKK; encoded by the coding sequence ATGCACTTTCCATCTGCACATAAGCTCAAAGTCATGGGGCTTAGCATCGGCACCTTAGGTCTACTATCTCTTAGTAGCTTGGCGGTTAGCCAAACCAGTCCAGCCAATATCAATCAACTTTCCTTGGCGGCTACCTGCGCCAATTGCCATGGCACGAATGGGGTTGGCGTTCCAAATGCAGGGATGCCACAAATTAATCATTTAACGCCCGATGCGATGTTGACTCAACTCAAAGCCTTTAAGAGCGGTGCTCGTTCGGGAACGATCATGCACCAATTAACTAAAGGCTATACCGATGAGCAACTCCAAACCATTGCCAATGTGCTTGGCAAAAAATAA
- a CDS encoding NAD(P)/FAD-dependent oxidoreductase, producing MDRRHFLGVSSAASLGVLAGCASSPPVNISKANVVVVGGGYGGATAAKYVRMFSNNTAQVTLIEPNPEFISCPLSNLVVGGHTTIANISTPYDNLTKRHGIKIVKDMVASIDPKQKTIRLASGGSMKYDKLILSPGIGLMMDTIKGLDKANQEGVTVQAWKAGAETVLLRKQLESMKDGGVYAISIPMAPYRCPPGPYERACQVASYFKQFKPKSKVLILDANDDVTSKGGLFKKAWASMYPGMIEYRPKHNVIAIDSKTKTLKFDVQDDVKADVLNVLPLMRAGDIAIKTGIANSNARWVNVNYINFESTAAKDIHVLGDSIQVAPLMPKSGHMANSHAKVAAAAVVAELGGFEINQAPVLTNTCYSFVNADEVVHVASVHQYDAKDKTFKTVPGSGGLSPAPTKLEGVYAWGWARNIWADSLG from the coding sequence ATGGATCGTCGTCACTTTCTAGGTGTTAGTTCAGCTGCTTCTCTCGGTGTGTTAGCTGGTTGCGCAAGCAGTCCTCCTGTCAATATCAGCAAAGCCAATGTGGTGGTCGTTGGCGGTGGTTATGGTGGAGCAACAGCCGCTAAGTATGTGCGGATGTTCTCAAACAATACTGCTCAAGTTACCTTAATTGAACCCAATCCTGAGTTCATTTCTTGCCCATTGTCGAACCTAGTCGTTGGTGGCCACACCACCATTGCCAATATCTCGACCCCCTATGACAACTTAACAAAGCGTCACGGCATTAAGATTGTGAAGGATATGGTGGCCTCCATTGATCCGAAGCAAAAGACTATTCGTCTTGCCTCTGGCGGCTCAATGAAGTATGACAAGCTCATCCTATCACCTGGTATTGGTCTCATGATGGATACCATCAAAGGCTTGGATAAGGCTAACCAAGAAGGGGTTACGGTCCAAGCATGGAAAGCGGGCGCTGAAACCGTCTTGCTTCGCAAACAACTGGAGTCCATGAAAGATGGTGGCGTTTATGCCATCTCCATTCCGATGGCACCGTATCGCTGCCCTCCCGGACCTTATGAGCGGGCCTGCCAAGTCGCCAGTTACTTTAAGCAATTTAAGCCAAAATCCAAGGTATTAATCTTGGATGCCAACGATGACGTGACCTCCAAAGGTGGCCTATTTAAGAAAGCCTGGGCGTCGATGTACCCCGGCATGATTGAATACCGTCCCAAGCACAACGTGATTGCAATTGATTCCAAGACTAAAACACTGAAATTTGATGTTCAGGATGATGTCAAGGCTGACGTTCTAAACGTACTTCCTCTCATGCGCGCTGGTGACATTGCCATAAAGACTGGCATAGCCAACTCGAATGCCCGGTGGGTGAATGTCAATTACATCAATTTTGAATCCACTGCCGCCAAAGACATTCATGTTCTTGGTGACTCGATTCAGGTTGCGCCACTCATGCCTAAATCAGGCCATATGGCGAACTCGCATGCAAAGGTTGCGGCAGCGGCTGTGGTTGCTGAGCTCGGTGGCTTTGAAATTAATCAAGCGCCTGTGCTCACCAATACCTGTTATAGCTTCGTTAATGCCGATGAGGTGGTTCACGTTGCTAGCGTCCATCAGTACGATGCCAAAGATAAGACCTTCAAGACCGTTCCCGGCTCCGGCGGTCTATCACCAGCCCCGACTAAGCTCGAGGGAGTCTATGCCTGGGGTTGGGCTCGCAACATTTGGGCAGACAGCCTGGGTTAA
- a CDS encoding TspO/MBR family protein gives MSAEWFAHYKPIIFAVVWGLVLALAGAWATDIGEWYKSLQQPAWKPPDWVFGPMWSTIFILAGAAFVMAYHRAPNQETIRMLVILFIVNGLFNFIWSVLYFRMQRPDWALIEAVGLWLSVLAIVLATRSYSPISSLLMLPYLAWVSVAMLLNWTTIQLNGPFGRG, from the coding sequence ATGAGTGCAGAATGGTTTGCGCACTATAAGCCAATCATTTTTGCTGTTGTTTGGGGTTTAGTACTTGCATTAGCTGGAGCATGGGCAACCGATATTGGTGAGTGGTACAAAAGCCTCCAGCAGCCGGCCTGGAAACCGCCCGATTGGGTATTTGGTCCCATGTGGTCCACCATTTTTATTCTTGCAGGTGCTGCATTCGTGATGGCGTATCATCGCGCGCCCAATCAAGAAACTATTCGCATGTTGGTCATTCTCTTCATCGTGAATGGCCTATTCAATTTCATCTGGAGCGTGCTTTATTTTCGGATGCAGCGACCAGATTGGGCTTTGATTGAAGCGGTTGGGCTATGGCTCTCGGTATTAGCGATTGTGCTCGCTACCCGCTCATACTCACCCATCTCAAGCCTCTTGATGCTGCCATACCTCGCCTGGGTGTCGGTGGCTATGCTTCTTAACTGGACCACGATTCAATTAAATGGCCCATTCGGTCGGGGCTAA
- a CDS encoding geranylgeranyl diphosphate reductase has translation MSTLETFDAVVVGGGPAGATAAGDLAKMGHTVLLLDRAGRIKPCGGAIPPRLIKDFGIPDELLVAKARSARMISPKNNQVDIPIDGGFVGMVDRDQFDEWLRVRAANDGATRRTGIFEKITRDTDGTAIVHYRIHSANRSEPEKTGAVRAKTIIGADGAKSGVGRQAIPGAKDVDYVFAYHEIVRVPEAPPQGYDGSRCDVFYQGTLSPDFYGWIFPHGNTMSIGTGSADKGFSLRSAVGQLKKLTNLENTELLRHEGAPLPMKPLKKWDNNRDVILAGDAAGVVAPASGEGIYYAMVGGRLAAESVHELLVTGNVKALAQARKRFMKEHGTVFLVLGIMQRFWYGNDKRRERFVKMCEDKDVQRLTFESYMYKKLVRKDPMAHIKIFFKDMAHLLGMAKV, from the coding sequence CGCAGGCGATCTTGCCAAAATGGGACACACCGTCTTATTGCTTGATCGTGCAGGGCGAATCAAACCCTGTGGTGGCGCAATTCCTCCGCGTCTGATTAAAGACTTTGGGATTCCTGATGAGTTATTGGTGGCTAAAGCCCGTTCAGCCCGTATGATCTCACCAAAAAATAACCAAGTAGATATCCCGATTGATGGCGGCTTTGTGGGAATGGTCGATCGTGATCAATTTGATGAATGGTTACGCGTTCGTGCGGCCAATGATGGCGCCACACGTCGTACTGGTATTTTTGAGAAGATCACACGCGATACCGATGGTACTGCCATTGTTCACTATCGAATTCACTCAGCCAATCGATCGGAGCCAGAGAAGACTGGGGCGGTTCGTGCCAAGACCATTATTGGCGCTGACGGCGCGAAATCGGGTGTAGGTCGCCAAGCAATCCCAGGGGCTAAAGACGTCGATTACGTATTTGCTTATCACGAGATTGTTCGAGTACCTGAGGCACCGCCTCAGGGTTATGACGGATCACGGTGCGATGTGTTTTATCAAGGAACGCTATCCCCCGACTTCTATGGCTGGATCTTTCCTCATGGCAATACCATGAGCATTGGCACTGGCAGTGCGGACAAAGGGTTTTCATTACGCAGTGCCGTTGGCCAACTCAAGAAATTGACTAATTTAGAAAATACTGAGTTACTCCGTCATGAAGGTGCACCGTTGCCCATGAAGCCTCTTAAAAAATGGGATAACAATCGGGATGTGATTTTGGCTGGCGATGCCGCCGGAGTTGTTGCTCCCGCATCTGGAGAGGGGATTTATTACGCCATGGTGGGCGGTCGATTAGCGGCTGAGTCGGTGCATGAGTTATTGGTGACCGGGAATGTCAAAGCCTTAGCCCAAGCACGCAAGCGCTTCATGAAAGAGCACGGTACAGTATTTCTGGTTCTGGGGATCATGCAACGCTTTTGGTACGGCAACGATAAGCGGCGTGAGCGTTTTGTCAAAATGTGCGAAGATAAAGACGTTCAACGTTTAACCTTTGAGTCGTATATGTATAAGAAATTAGTTCGCAAAGACCCCATGGCCCACATCAAAATCTTCTTTAAAGACATGGCCCACCTTTTGGGTATGGCGAAGGTATGA